One window from the genome of Candidatus Rickettsiella isopodorum encodes:
- the rpsG gene encoding 30S ribosomal protein S7, with translation MPRRRVAAKRVILPDPKFKSELLSKFINSVMKNGKKAVAEKIVYGALERLDARLKDKSKKVERDEQEGVEGSGGKQGFDAGALLDIFDQALDNIRPNVEVRARRVGGSTYQIPVEVRPSRRTALAMRWLKVAASQRSEKTMAQRLSAEILDAYDNKGIAVKKREDTHRMAKANQAFAHFRFG, from the coding sequence ATGCCAAGAAGACGTGTTGCTGCTAAAAGGGTTATTCTTCCTGATCCTAAGTTTAAAAGTGAGTTATTGAGTAAGTTTATTAACTCAGTGATGAAAAATGGGAAAAAAGCGGTTGCAGAAAAAATCGTTTATGGTGCTTTAGAGCGGCTGGATGCTCGGTTAAAAGATAAATCTAAAAAAGTAGAGAGAGATGAACAAGAGGGTGTAGAAGGTAGTGGTGGTAAACAAGGTTTCGATGCTGGTGCCTTACTCGATATCTTTGATCAGGCTTTAGATAATATCCGACCGAATGTAGAAGTGAGAGCAAGGCGTGTGGGTGGCTCAACCTATCAGATTCCAGTAGAAGTGCGCCCTTCTCGACGTACAGCCTTAGCGATGCGCTGGCTTAAGGTGGCAGCGAGCCAACGTAGTGAAAAGACCATGGCGCAACGCTTGTCCGCTGAAATTTTAGATGCTTATGACAATAAAGGCATCGCAGTGAAAAAAAGAGAAGATACGCACCGTATGGCGAAAGCTAACCAAGCCTTTGCCCATTTTAGGTTCGGTTGA
- the rpsL gene encoding 30S ribosomal protein S12, which yields MATINQLVRKPRVQRRTKSMVPALGECPQKRGVCTRVYTVTPKKPNSALRKVARVRLTNGMEVTTYIGGEGHNLQEHSVILMRGGRVKDLPGVRYHVVRGALDTSGVSGRKQGRSKYGAKRPKDK from the coding sequence ATGGCCACAATTAACCAGTTAGTACGAAAACCACGTGTCCAAAGACGCACTAAATCAATGGTGCCTGCATTGGGTGAATGTCCCCAAAAACGCGGTGTTTGTACACGTGTTTATACGGTTACCCCTAAAAAGCCAAACTCGGCTTTACGTAAGGTAGCGCGGGTTCGTTTAACCAACGGTATGGAGGTAACGACTTATATCGGTGGTGAAGGCCATAATCTTCAGGAGCATTCGGTTATTCTGATGCGCGGCGGACGGGTAAAAGACTTGCCTGGTGTTCGATATCACGTAGTGCGGGGTGCTTTAGACACTTCCGGTGTATCGGGCCGAAAACAAGGCCGTTCTAAATATGGGGCTAAAAGGCCTAAAGATAAATAA